In Ammospiza caudacuta isolate bAmmCau1 chromosome 2, bAmmCau1.pri, whole genome shotgun sequence, a genomic segment contains:
- the TIMMDC1 gene encoding complex I assembly factor TIMMDC1, mitochondrial, which yields MAELPGAQAGFGRPAPLPQTGWERLRELWWLDEQQQFPEETMNIAKSAFTAGVVGWLYGGLPAFLSARKAFIEGSHGEIFQNRADAVQSAHRAGLRSFIRYGWRWSWRVAAFATVFNVVSTGLSAYRDKTTISNFAAAGAFTGALFRMHLGLQGLAGGVVFGTAFGVPAGGLLMAMYGLAGETLQEKRSRERRELYEQRLAEWQSRLSMTEILGQTESNAQGRPEMERATELKSY from the exons ATGGCGGAGCTCCCCGGCGCTCAGGCGGGCTTCGGGCGCCCCGCGCCGCTGCCGCAGACGGGCTGGGAGCGGCTCAGGGAGCTCTGGTGGCTAGA CGAGCAGCAGCAGTTCCCGGAGGAGACGATGAACATCGCCAAGTCGGCCTTCACGGCGGGCGTGGTGGGCTGGCTCTACGGGGGGCTGCCCGCCTTCCTCAGCGCCCGCAAGGCCTTCATCGAGGGCAGCCACGGCGAGATCTTCCAGAACCGCGCCGATGCCGTG caATCGGCACACCGCGCGGGCCTCCGCAGCTTCATCCGCTACGGCTGGCGCTGGAGCTGGAGGGTCGCGGCTTTCGCCACCGTGTTCAA CGTGGTGAGCACGGGGCTGTCTGCGTACCGCGATAAAACCACCATCAGTAAttttgctgcagcaggag cCTTCACAGGAGCCCTGTTCAGAATGCACTTGGGCCTGCAGGGCCTGGCGGGCGGCGTCGTATTTGGAACGGCCTTTGG GGTTCCTGCAGGAGGCCTCCTGATGGCCATGTATGGCTTGGCTGGTGAGACCTTGCAGGAGAAGAGGAGCCGTGAGCGCAGGGAGCTGTATGAACAGAGGCTGGCAGAgtg GCAATCCAGGCTCAGTATGACTGAAATCTTAGGCCAAACAGAAAGCAATGCCCAGGGAAGACCAGAGATGGAGAGAGCAACAGAATTGAAGAGCTACTGA